Proteins encoded in a region of the Methylobacterium radiotolerans JCM 2831 genome:
- a CDS encoding class II glutamine amidotransferase, whose product MCRFLAYSGEPVFLSDLVCAPTHSLVHQSLHADEGKTETNGDGFGIGWYAERPEPGVYRDISPAWSDENLVNLCGQVRARTFFAHVRASTGTATARANCHPFVYGRHLFMHNGQIGGYHRIKRRLEALIPDSYYDHRRGSTDSEAIFLLALANGLEADPVGAMARTLKTVRELMEAANVCEPLRFTALLTDGETLTAYRWACDGRPPSLYYREGPGGIVVVSEPIDGCREGWRVVPKGATLRARHGTATLVEAPEPARAAA is encoded by the coding sequence ATGTGCCGTTTCCTCGCCTACAGCGGTGAGCCGGTCTTCCTCTCCGACCTCGTCTGCGCGCCGACCCACTCGCTGGTGCACCAGTCGCTGCACGCCGACGAAGGGAAGACCGAGACCAACGGCGACGGCTTCGGCATCGGATGGTACGCGGAGCGGCCCGAGCCGGGTGTCTATCGCGATATCTCCCCGGCCTGGTCCGACGAGAACTTGGTGAACCTCTGCGGGCAGGTGCGGGCGCGGACCTTCTTCGCCCACGTGCGCGCCTCGACCGGGACGGCCACCGCCCGGGCCAACTGCCATCCCTTCGTGTACGGACGCCACCTGTTCATGCACAACGGCCAGATCGGCGGCTACCACCGGATCAAGCGGCGCCTGGAGGCGCTGATCCCGGATTCCTACTACGACCACCGCCGCGGCAGCACCGACTCGGAGGCGATCTTCCTCCTGGCCCTCGCCAACGGCCTGGAGGCGGATCCCGTCGGCGCGATGGCGCGGACGCTGAAGACCGTCCGTGAGCTGATGGAGGCGGCGAATGTCTGCGAGCCGCTGCGCTTCACCGCGCTGCTCACGGACGGCGAGACGCTGACCGCCTATCGCTGGGCCTGCGACGGCCGTCCGCCGAGCCTGTATTACCGCGAGGGGCCGGGCGGCATCGTGGTGGTCTCGGAGCCGATCGACGGCTGCCGCGAGGGCTGGCGGGTGGTCCCCAAGGGTGCGACCCTGCGCGCCCGCCACGGCACCGCGACCCTCGTCGAGGCGCCGGAGCCCGCCCGCGCCGCCGCCTGA